The sequence GTCACCACGCAGATCGCCACCGTCAGCCCCAGGTGCTCGCGCCGCAGGCCCATGCGCATGACATGGGCGTTTTGCGGTCCGATGGCCATGATGAGCGACAGGCTTAAAGCCAGGCCAGCGAAGAAAGCCGGAGCGGTGAAGAGGTTCATGGGAGGCACGCGTCAGGGTGAATGGAAAAAGATCAAAGCGCCTGCCTTGCTGCAGACGCCCCGCCAGTGTCGCGACTCCAGCCGATTAATTAAACAGAATTAACTAAAATTAGCTTTACTCAATAAAAACTAAAGTAGGCTCCATGCTGGACGCAAGGCAACTCGAAGCGCTGGCCGCCGTCATCGAAAGCGGCAGTTTTGGCGCGGCCGCCAAGGCGCTGAGCGTGACGCTGGCGGCGGTGTCGCTGCGCATCAAGTCGCTGGAGGCCGCGCTCGGGCAGCGGCTGCTGGTGCGCGGCAAGCAAGTGCGCGCCACTCCGGCCGGCCAGGCTTTGCTGGCGCATGTCAGGCAGTTGCGGCTGATGGAAGCCGACCTGATGGCCGGCCTGCCGGGCGCGGGCGCTGACACGGCGCGCATGCAGACCTTGAGCGTGGCGGTGAATGCCGATTCGCTGACCAGCTGGTTCCTGCCGGGCGTGGCGCCCGCCGTGCAGCAGCACCGCCTGCTGCTCGACGTGGTGGTCGATGACCAGGACCACACCCATGACGCGCTCAAGAGCGGCGATGTGGTGGGCTGCGTCACCACCCTGGCGCAGGCCATGCGCGGCTGCGTGGCCGAGCCACTGGGCATCATGCGCTACCGCTGCGTGGCCGCGCCGGCGCTGGTGGCCGAGTGGGGCGCCGCCCTGCCCCACCTCATGCTGCGCAGCCCGGCGGTGATCTTCAACCGCAAGGACGCCCTGCAGGACGCCTGGCTGGCGCAGCATTTCAATTTGCGCGATGCGCTGTACCCGCGCCACTTCGTTCCGGCGGTCGATGCGTTTGTGCTGGCGCTCGAACTGGGAATGGGCTGGGGCATGGTGCCCGACCTGATGCTGGCAGCGCGCACCGGACGGCGGCCGCTGCAGGAAGTCCTGCCCGGCCATCCGGTCGATGTGGTGCTGTACTGGCAGCACTGGGTGCGCGAGCCGCTGGCCGCCCAGCGCCTGACGCAGGCCATCAAGCAGGCCGCGCGCGACGGCCTGCTGCAGGGCTGAAGCGGCGAGCCGGCGGCCTCCTCAAGGCATGGTTTTGATATAAATATGCCGTTTGCGCAATGCCCATATGCGTATATAGCTATCTATTCAATAGCATCAGGCAGAGCCAGAATTGGCTTGTTGACAGCCAGTGCCGGACGGACGGCGGCGCCTTATTTGCTCAGGCACTCTTTCATGAAGGCCTTGCGCGCGTCGCCTTTCTTGCCTTTGGCTT comes from Polaromonas naphthalenivorans CJ2 and encodes:
- a CDS encoding HTH-type transcriptional regulator ArgP; translation: MLDARQLEALAAVIESGSFGAAAKALSVTLAAVSLRIKSLEAALGQRLLVRGKQVRATPAGQALLAHVRQLRLMEADLMAGLPGAGADTARMQTLSVAVNADSLTSWFLPGVAPAVQQHRLLLDVVVDDQDHTHDALKSGDVVGCVTTLAQAMRGCVAEPLGIMRYRCVAAPALVAEWGAALPHLMLRSPAVIFNRKDALQDAWLAQHFNLRDALYPRHFVPAVDAFVLALELGMGWGMVPDLMLAARTGRRPLQEVLPGHPVDVVLYWQHWVREPLAAQRLTQAIKQAARDGLLQG